One segment of Zymoseptoria tritici IPO323 chromosome 2, whole genome shotgun sequence DNA contains the following:
- a CDS encoding aspartyl protease (Aspartyl protease) — translation MGRLIVHHSADSVLPLFSLDVELAQGGSGPLDNVAAGAAYALTVNIDGSDYQVLFDTGSSDLFLAKHNFVCEDADGAPVAGPEAFSQGTIEDQLFNISYGDGSFATGDFGYGTVSYGGITVSRQQYALVNTAYWPHGNNFTSGIIGFAFPNNTAAYYTNPTRNDHGNVPYNPWLFSAIDDGDIVPAQFTVGLYRRGKNDTNGSPGGFLALGGAPQPASLPYTGVWASSPIVPNTNADLGRLGDYLYYSFHPDGFTVNGEYIEWKPPTQKNIGPVPSVVDSGTPVSQLPLDVIEAIIRTFDPVPFPNPFANFWYFPPCNATPPEISFRIGGKDFAINPRDVLLDDALGENPDDGSCLLGFQPLFTSPDDPHPPTPIFGANFIRNAVVVHDLENLQLIFGGVDWN, via the exons ATGGGTCGATTGATTGTTCACCACTCTGCCGACAGCGTGCTACCGCTGTTCTCTCTCGATGTGGAACTTGCACAAGGTGGATCTGGACCTCTAGACAATGTCGCGGCGGGCGCCGCCTACGCACTTACTGTCAACATCGATGGCAGCGACTACCAGGTTCTCTTCGACACCGGTAGCTCGGATCTGTTTCTGGCCAAGCATAATTTCGTGTGCGAAGATGCGGACGGCGCACCAGT TGCTGGCCCGGAAGCATTTTCTCAAGGGACCATCGAAGACCAGCTCTTTAACATAAGCTACGGCGACGGGTCATTCGCTACTGGCGACTTCGGCTATGGTACCGTCTCATATGGCGGAATCACCGTATCCAGACAGCAATACGCACTGGTCAACACGGCATATTGGCCGCACGGCAACAACTTCACCTCTGGGATTATCG GCTTCGCATTTCCGAACAACACAGCAGCTTACTATACAAATCCGACCAGGAACGACCACGG CAACGTGCCGTACAATCCTTGGTTGTTCTCAGCcatcgacgacggcgatatCGTTCCGGCACAATTCACCGTCGGTCTTTACAGACGTGGCAAAAATGACACCAATGGATCTCCGGGTGGCTTCTTAGCGCTTGGAGGCGCACCTCAGCCGGCCAGTCTTCCATACACTGGCGTGTGGGCCTCAAGTCCCATCGTTCCGAATACCAATGCAGACCTCGGAAGACTCGGTGATTACCTATATTACAGCTTCCATCCCGATGGTTTCACGGTGAACGGCGAATACATCGAGTGGAAACCGCCGACACAGAAGAATATCGGTCCGGTACCTTCTGTGGTCGACTCTGGGACTCCCGTGTCCCAGCTGCCTCTGGATGTCATCGAAGCGATAATTCGAACATTCGACCCAGTCCCGTTTCCCAACCCATTCGCCAACTTCTGGTACTTTCCGCCTTGCAACGCCACGCCACCCGAGATCTCGTTCCGCATCGGCGGGAAAGACTTCGCCATCAATCCTCGCGACGTCCTGCTCGACGATGCTTTGGGAGAGAATCCCGATGATGGATCGTGTTTACTTGGCTTCCAGCCCCTTTTTACCTCGCCGGATGACCCCCATCCTCCAACACCCATCTTCGGCGCCAATTTCATAAGGAACGCTGTGGTGGTGCACGACTTGGAAAACTTGCAACTCATCTTTGGAGGTGTCGACTGGAATTAA